A window of Sphingobacteriaceae bacterium contains these coding sequences:
- a CDS encoding polysaccharide export protein: MIKNLSLMFLLIFAAVQIYPQKEQLIKQRLEQEGIKNQADIQKALKAKNMTEEDARTLAKQYGVNYDQFIQMYIMGGREILLPQAQLLTPIDNTVQQEEQAESELKSEDSIIVAQSREKKGSEYFGYNLFEKIPSAFEPAAVGPVDPGYLIGPGDVLRLYLWGAVELQYELTVDNQGTVFIPTAGQMFVSGVSYSELKNKMTLYLSRFYEGLTADPPTVFLDISLAKLKPIKIFVTGEVSRPGGYTISSFASVFNAIYSVGGPLTSGSLREIRVIRNNKVITKVDLYDYLLKGQLIGDVRLQNNDMVFIPPRGKSISIKGEVLRPAIYELLGSENLKSCLNFQAV; the protein is encoded by the coding sequence ATGATAAAGAATTTATCTCTAATGTTTTTACTGATATTTGCAGCCGTACAAATCTATCCTCAAAAAGAGCAGCTGATTAAGCAGAGACTTGAGCAGGAAGGCATCAAGAATCAAGCTGATATCCAAAAAGCTCTTAAAGCGAAAAATATGACTGAGGAAGATGCACGAACGCTCGCAAAACAGTACGGCGTCAATTATGATCAATTCATTCAAATGTACATTATGGGGGGGCGGGAAATTCTGCTGCCTCAAGCTCAGCTGCTTACCCCAATTGATAATACGGTTCAGCAGGAAGAACAAGCTGAGTCTGAACTTAAATCTGAGGATTCAATTATCGTGGCTCAATCAAGAGAAAAAAAAGGATCCGAATATTTTGGCTATAATCTTTTCGAAAAAATTCCTTCCGCTTTTGAACCGGCCGCGGTGGGACCTGTTGACCCCGGTTATTTGATTGGACCCGGTGATGTGCTGCGGTTATACCTTTGGGGAGCTGTTGAATTACAGTATGAACTGACCGTAGATAATCAAGGAACAGTATTTATTCCAACCGCAGGACAGATGTTTGTGTCAGGTGTTTCTTATTCGGAATTAAAGAATAAAATGACGCTCTACTTGTCGCGTTTTTACGAAGGATTAACCGCTGATCCGCCGACTGTTTTTCTCGATATATCCCTTGCAAAACTTAAACCCATCAAAATTTTTGTAACGGGAGAAGTTTCAAGACCCGGCGGTTATACAATCAGCAGCTTTGCTAGCGTATTTAATGCAATTTACAGCGTTGGCGGACCGCTGACCTCGGGTAGCTTACGTGAAATTAGAGTGATCAGAAATAATAAAGTAATTACTAAAGTTGATCTTTATGATTATCTGCTCAAAGGCCAATTAATCGGGGATGTGCGTCTTCAGAATAATGATATGGTGTTTATTCCGCCGAGAGGAAAATCAATTTCTATTAAAGGAGAAGTTCTCCGCCCGGCCATTTATGAATTACTTGGAAGTGAAAACTTAAAAAGCTGTTTGAATTTTCAGGCGGTTTAA
- a CDS encoding glycosyltransferase family 4 protein, whose amino-acid sequence MQKNNFKSKRIIFLLSHPIQYFSPLFVEIAKQSDIELLVLYCSAENVKGHVDKEFGVEVKWDIPLLDGYSYKFLKNNSWKPSIFNGFFGLINFKIFKELKHEKGSFLVIHSWAYLTNFLAIFAAKLSGVKLCLRAENPLQHELLKPKWYLFLRKFLFKYFFFKLFDYFFFIGEQNRKLYEYYGVKKEKLIFAPYAVDNERFRIEYEGYKGRKNEIRKELELPLENIIILFSGKFIPKKNPLDLLKAYHLLKNDKAALVFLGDGELRKEMEENTKLNNINAVYLTGFKNQTEIGKYFAAADIFVLPSGLGETWGLVVNEAMNFALPVVVSDLVGCSEDLVNEGINGFIFKCGEIEDLRTKLNIFMENAELKENFGRKSLEIINNYSNKKIIDALATIQ is encoded by the coding sequence GTGCAAAAAAATAATTTCAAGTCTAAAAGAATAATTTTTCTATTAAGCCATCCTATTCAATATTTTTCTCCACTGTTTGTCGAAATTGCTAAACAGTCGGATATCGAACTTCTTGTTTTGTATTGCTCTGCTGAAAATGTAAAAGGACATGTTGATAAAGAATTTGGTGTGGAGGTAAAATGGGATATTCCGCTTCTTGATGGGTACAGTTATAAATTCCTAAAAAACAATTCGTGGAAACCTTCAATTTTTAATGGATTCTTCGGATTAATTAATTTTAAAATATTCAAGGAGTTGAAGCATGAGAAAGGAAGTTTCCTTGTTATACACAGCTGGGCATACTTGACAAATTTTCTGGCGATTTTTGCAGCTAAGTTAAGCGGCGTAAAATTATGCTTACGTGCGGAAAATCCATTACAACATGAATTATTAAAACCTAAGTGGTACCTTTTTTTAAGAAAATTTTTGTTCAAGTATTTTTTTTTCAAATTATTTGATTACTTCTTTTTCATAGGAGAACAGAATAGAAAACTATACGAATATTATGGTGTGAAAAAAGAAAAATTGATATTTGCTCCTTATGCGGTTGATAATGAAAGGTTCAGAATTGAATATGAAGGATATAAAGGGAGAAAAAACGAAATCCGAAAAGAGTTGGAATTGCCGCTAGAAAATATCATCATTCTTTTTTCGGGTAAGTTTATACCTAAAAAAAACCCACTTGATCTTTTAAAAGCTTATCATTTATTAAAGAATGATAAAGCTGCACTTGTTTTTCTGGGTGACGGTGAACTGAGAAAAGAGATGGAGGAGAATACCAAGTTAAACAATATAAATGCAGTTTATCTAACAGGCTTTAAAAATCAGACTGAGATTGGGAAATATTTCGCTGCTGCTGATATCTTCGTATTACCGTCAGGGCTTGGAGAAACTTGGGGCCTTGTGGTAAATGAGGCAATGAATTTCGCCTTGCCCGTTGTAGTTTCAGACTTAGTTGGCTGCTCAGAAGATTTAGTTAACGAAGGCATTAACGGTTTTATTTTCAAATGCGGTGAAATTGAAGATCTTAGAACTAAGTTGAATATTTTTATGGAAAATGCAGAACTAAAGGAAAATTTCGGTAGAAAATCATTGGAGATAATAAATAATTACTCAAATAAAAAAATAATTGATGCTTTAGCAACAATACAATGA
- a CDS encoding O-antigen ligase family protein, which produces MAIIGAITKKMICLHSFCLQIFLLLWSVCIRSLLVHRRMHGRAGTDWDSWVMPGHQNLLAAAIVFTIPSVLFPLASNLSRFTSHVSRLTSHISHFTFNLSPFIILFLLNLYLLILSVSRGGLLTLIIMVVVFIFLNFNTKAGLVFIFLVISASGILFFSSQTVRDFVFKTENRIGDRRIINIQETIQAAKNGGLFGFGYGISQPPGSTNVIGHYENNGQLFVREKMIGALAIVEETGIVGLGLFLASLGYVFWFLIRLIFESKIKDPINRSAMLEDKMAAAFLIAVLVGLCFHAQVEAWWVGVGSIELPIFYFLLKPVKAE; this is translated from the coding sequence TTGGCTATTATTGGAGCAATAACAAAAAAAATGATTTGTTTGCATTCCTTTTGCCTGCAAATATTCTTGTTGTTATGGTCAGTTTGTATTCGCTCATTACTGGTACACCGGCGAATGCATGGACGGGCGGGCACGGACTGGGATTCATGGGTTATGCCAGGGCATCAAAATTTATTAGCAGCGGCAATTGTATTTACAATTCCATCAGTTCTTTTTCCTCTTGCTTCTAACCTTTCACGTTTTACATCTCACGTTTCCCGTTTGACCTCTCACATTTCACATTTCACATTTAACCTTTCACCCTTTATTATTCTCTTTCTCCTTAATCTTTATCTCTTAATCCTGTCCGTTTCCCGCGGCGGATTACTGACCCTCATAATCATGGTAGTTGTCTTTATCTTCTTAAACTTTAATACTAAAGCCGGTTTAGTGTTTATATTTTTAGTCATTTCTGCATCTGGAATTCTTTTTTTTTCGAGTCAAACGGTGAGAGATTTCGTATTTAAGACAGAAAATAGAATCGGCGATAGAAGAATAATAAACATTCAAGAGACAATACAAGCAGCCAAGAACGGCGGATTATTTGGATTTGGTTACGGGATTAGTCAGCCGCCCGGCAGCACAAACGTTATTGGCCATTATGAAAATAATGGGCAGTTGTTTGTTAGGGAAAAAATGATAGGTGCACTGGCGATAGTTGAAGAAACTGGAATTGTTGGATTGGGTTTATTTTTGGCATCCTTGGGATATGTATTTTGGTTTCTTATAAGATTGATTTTTGAAAGTAAAATTAAGGATCCGATTAATAGAAGTGCGATGTTAGAAGATAAAATGGCGGCAGCATTTTTAATTGCGGTTTTAGTTGGTTTGTGTTTTCATGCACAAGTAGAAGCTTGGTGGGTTGGTGTGGGATCGATTGAGCTCCCTATATTCTACTTTCTATTGAAACCAGTGAAAGCTGAATGA
- a CDS encoding glycosyltransferase family 4 protein yields MKVVFFHRKPRASGNYSVETYFRAVRERMPIDVEPIVAASRYESNGIFKRVYNILEAAYRQRLGDVYHITGEVHFLTYLLKKKNTILTILDCIILERTKGITRWFYRFFWYIIPVKKAKIITAISESTKKEILKYVNCDPDKIVVIPVSISNKFKPLHKEYNLEKPVLLQIGTTQNKNISRLIEAIKDMPCKLEIVGKLDEKLIHLLRKNNIEYENFVNLNEDEIIKRYNNCDIVTFVSTYEGFGMPILEANAVGRPVITGNTSSMPEVAGEAACFVNPFDVSDIKNGIEKIIRDDDYRNELIKKGFINKNRFCQEKITNEYFQLYRNIFNDCAKK; encoded by the coding sequence ATGAAAGTAGTTTTTTTTCACCGAAAACCTAGGGCTTCAGGAAATTATAGCGTTGAAACTTACTTTCGAGCAGTCCGCGAAAGAATGCCAATCGATGTTGAGCCTATTGTTGCTGCTTCCAGATATGAGAGCAATGGTATATTTAAGCGTGTTTATAACATTTTAGAAGCGGCGTATCGGCAGCGGCTTGGAGATGTTTACCACATAACAGGAGAAGTTCATTTTCTAACTTATTTATTAAAAAAAAAGAACACTATTCTAACTATCTTAGACTGTATTATACTTGAGCGAACAAAGGGGATAACACGATGGTTTTATAGATTCTTTTGGTATATAATTCCTGTAAAAAAAGCAAAAATAATAACTGCTATTTCGGAATCGACGAAAAAAGAAATACTTAAGTATGTAAATTGCGATCCCGATAAAATAGTTGTTATTCCCGTTTCTATTTCCAATAAATTCAAACCATTACATAAAGAATATAATTTGGAAAAACCGGTTTTGCTTCAGATTGGAACAACCCAAAACAAAAATATATCACGTTTGATTGAAGCTATAAAAGATATGCCATGTAAATTGGAAATTGTTGGGAAATTAGATGAAAAGTTAATACACCTTTTAAGAAAAAATAATATTGAGTATGAAAATTTCGTCAATCTCAATGAAGATGAAATAATAAAAAGATATAATAATTGTGATATCGTTACATTTGTTTCGACCTACGAAGGTTTCGGTATGCCTATACTTGAGGCAAACGCAGTGGGAAGACCAGTTATCACCGGGAATACTTCATCAATGCCCGAAGTTGCAGGGGAAGCTGCTTGTTTTGTTAATCCGTTTGATGTTAGTGATATAAAAAATGGAATAGAGAAAATTATTAGAGATGATGATTATAGGAATGAATTAATTAAAAAAGGTTTTATAAATAAAAACAGGTTCTGCCAGGAAAAAATTACAAACGAGTACTTTCAACTATACCGTAATATATTTAACGATTGTGCAAAAAAATAA
- a CDS encoding SLBB domain-containing protein, translating to MSDLIYEAEGVMPEAYLGKADIIRTRPDETNQFISVDLSLALDGDPENNIELAPRDSVKIYSIYDLIEKKKVSVSGYVKTPVSLPFADSLTLYDMVFRAGGLQDPVFRGKAFLLRGDIVRINPDGLTTRIIPFNLEKLLREKSVNIELEPGDKIYIYKGDVERVLDKFVRIEGEVHNPGQFPLSSNMTPMDLILQAGGFNEKSLRTEVYVNRIKPSGYQGEKISESFVIPMSPSFYKDISGEVTVLDTGHIQANAFLLQHKDIVVVRKNPNYQDQRVVTISGEVNKPGTYVMESKNETLFDLMLKAGGATSEAFLFGAQYNRDGKKLIVDLEALFYDNDEKENIFLKNGDKIFIPKKPNTVVVDGEVNNPGIYRFIEGLNVKDYVDNAGGVTDSANYAVYRKANGESNRVNFGLFTGNPEAYDGSVIIVTKEPPSKEEPVTFDLGKTIFDVFALLASVVTVWVLAKQL from the coding sequence TTGTCAGATCTGATTTATGAAGCTGAGGGCGTTATGCCTGAAGCTTATTTGGGAAAAGCGGATATTATCCGGACAAGACCCGATGAGACAAATCAATTCATTTCAGTTGATCTTTCCTTGGCATTGGATGGTGATCCTGAAAACAATATTGAACTTGCACCTAGAGATTCTGTTAAGATTTACTCAATCTATGACCTTATCGAAAAGAAGAAGGTCTCGGTTTCAGGATATGTTAAAACTCCGGTTTCTCTGCCGTTTGCAGACAGCCTGACTCTTTATGATATGGTTTTTAGAGCTGGCGGTTTGCAGGATCCGGTTTTCAGAGGAAAAGCTTTCTTGCTGCGCGGTGATATTGTGAGAATAAATCCTGACGGATTAACAACTAGAATTATTCCATTTAATCTCGAGAAACTGTTGCGAGAAAAATCTGTAAACATTGAACTTGAACCTGGAGATAAGATTTATATTTATAAAGGTGATGTTGAAAGAGTTCTGGATAAATTTGTGAGAATTGAAGGAGAAGTTCATAATCCGGGACAGTTTCCGCTTAGCTCAAACATGACTCCAATGGACCTGATTCTGCAGGCAGGCGGATTTAACGAAAAATCTCTTAGAACAGAAGTTTATGTAAACAGGATAAAACCAAGCGGTTACCAGGGTGAAAAAATCAGCGAATCTTTTGTAATTCCTATGTCGCCTTCCTTCTATAAAGATATATCCGGCGAAGTTACTGTCCTTGATACCGGTCATATTCAGGCTAATGCCTTTTTATTGCAGCATAAGGATATAGTCGTTGTTCGTAAAAATCCCAATTACCAGGATCAAAGAGTCGTAACTATTTCCGGTGAAGTTAATAAGCCGGGGACTTATGTAATGGAATCAAAAAATGAAACGCTTTTCGATCTAATGCTAAAAGCCGGAGGAGCAACATCCGAGGCGTTTTTGTTTGGAGCACAGTACAACAGAGATGGGAAAAAATTAATAGTGGACCTTGAAGCTTTGTTTTACGATAATGATGAAAAAGAAAATATTTTTCTAAAAAATGGTGATAAAATATTTATACCTAAAAAACCCAATACTGTTGTTGTTGACGGCGAAGTTAACAATCCCGGAATTTACAGATTTATTGAAGGACTAAATGTTAAGGACTACGTTGATAACGCAGGCGGTGTTACGGATAGCGCAAACTATGCTGTTTACCGAAAAGCCAACGGTGAATCGAACAGAGTGAACTTCGGTTTGTTCACTGGCAATCCGGAAGCTTATGATGGTTCGGTAATAATTGTTACGAAAGAACCGCCATCGAAAGAAGAACCTGTTACTTTTGACTTAGGTAAAACAATATTTGATGTGTTTGCTCTTCTGGCAAGCGTTGTAACTGTCTGGGTGCTGGCAAAACAGCTTTAG
- a CDS encoding oligosaccharide flippase family protein has protein sequence MNMVILRNFLVTRYSIIKEGFWVFWGQLLTAIISLVGLRLITEFTNPVVFGEVTLWLSVMVLLKSVFVTPVSNYQLRYYPQYFYANQIQSFNTEIKKFYKKFFFLAAGIFVFLITIASIVKIEFINWLLVPGLLIFFLLDGSKSYFLNIFSSERKQFILSLFTIGDSILMFAIILLALFLNNSTLSYITGQASSAVLTFFLLYTFFHLVNTKQIHSSGSNLSSIVVDFKNYTIPFIPIAILSWILNLSNRYILNSYSSLVDVGIFTAAFAISSKPFLFLGGLLTNFFRPILFEKQSKNEYAKSNKIFNLWLITNGGLGLLIVIVLFFWGSFISTILLAKDFRQNSAILFFLIGLGYLFASMFQAIEYRFMSFGDTKSILIIYLASALIYISSNLLFIPKQGLIGAGSAILVSFLFQFVIGLLYLNRTLKKKNKF, from the coding sequence ATGAATATGGTCATACTGCGTAATTTTTTGGTTACAAGGTATTCAATAATCAAAGAAGGATTTTGGGTTTTTTGGGGTCAGTTGTTGACGGCAATAATAAGCTTGGTTGGTTTGAGATTGATAACTGAGTTCACGAATCCAGTTGTGTTTGGCGAAGTTACTTTATGGTTATCTGTAATGGTTCTGTTAAAAAGTGTTTTTGTTACTCCAGTTTCTAATTATCAGTTGAGATATTATCCACAATATTTTTATGCAAACCAAATACAATCATTTAACACTGAAATTAAAAAATTTTATAAGAAATTTTTCTTTTTGGCGGCAGGTATTTTTGTTTTTTTAATCACGATAGCCAGTATCGTTAAGATTGAATTTATTAACTGGTTGCTTGTACCCGGTCTATTAATTTTCTTTCTTTTAGATGGTTCAAAATCATATTTTCTAAATATATTTTCATCGGAGAGAAAACAATTTATTTTATCGCTTTTTACTATAGGTGATTCAATATTAATGTTTGCCATCATTCTGTTGGCTTTATTCCTTAATAATTCGACACTTTCTTATATAACAGGTCAAGCCTCTAGCGCAGTGTTGACCTTTTTTTTGCTCTATACATTCTTCCACTTGGTCAATACAAAACAAATTCATAGTAGTGGATCTAATCTCAGTAGCATTGTTGTCGATTTTAAGAATTACACAATTCCATTTATACCGATTGCAATACTAAGTTGGATATTAAATTTAAGTAACCGATATATTCTTAACTCATATAGCAGTTTAGTAGATGTAGGAATATTTACTGCTGCTTTCGCTATTTCGAGCAAACCGTTTCTTTTTTTAGGAGGATTGCTAACTAATTTTTTTAGACCAATTCTTTTTGAAAAGCAAAGTAAAAATGAATATGCAAAATCAAACAAAATTTTCAATTTGTGGCTGATAACAAATGGCGGATTGGGTTTACTGATTGTCATTGTACTATTCTTTTGGGGTTCATTTATTTCAACAATTTTGCTTGCCAAGGATTTTAGACAAAATTCAGCAATACTATTTTTTCTAATCGGATTAGGTTATTTATTCGCAAGTATGTTTCAGGCTATTGAGTATCGTTTTATGTCCTTTGGAGATACAAAGAGTATCTTGATTATTTATTTGGCTAGTGCATTAATTTATATCTCATCGAATCTTCTGTTTATCCCAAAGCAAGGGCTGATTGGTGCAGGCTCGGCCATTTTGGTTTCATTTTTATTTCAATTTGTTATCGGATTACTATATCTGAATAGAACTTTGAAGAAGAAAAATAAATTTTGA